A genomic window from Nomascus leucogenys isolate Asia chromosome 10, Asia_NLE_v1, whole genome shotgun sequence includes:
- the SIGLEC10 gene encoding sialic acid-binding Ig-like lectin 10 isoform X3: MLLPLLLSSLLGGSQAMDGRFWIQVQDSVMVPEGLCISVPCSFSYSQKDWTESTPAYGYWFKAVTETSKGAPVATNHQNREVEMSTRGRFQLTGDPAKGNCSLVIRDAQMQDESWYFFRVERGSYVRYNFMNNGFLLKVTALTQKPDVYIPETLEPGQPVTVICVFNWAFEECPPPSFSWTGAALSSQGTKPTTSHFSVLSFTPSPQDHDTDLTCHVDFFRKGVSAQRTVRLRVAWEDAPRDLVIRIFHDNMPALEPQPQGNVIYLEVQKGQFLRLLCAADSQPPAMLSWVLQDRVLSSSHPWGPRTLGLELPGVKAGDSGRYTCRAENRLGSQQRALDLSVQYPPENLRVMVSQANRTVLENLGNGTSLPVLEGQSLRLVCVTHSSPPARLSWTRGGQTVGPSQPSDPGVLELPRIQMEHEGEFTCHAWHPLGSQHVSLSLSVHYKKGLISTAFSNGAFLGIGITALLFLGLALIIMKILPMRQTQAENPRSRFSRHSTILDYVNVVPKANPLAQNRNQKATPSSPSRTPLPPGAPSPESKKNQKKQYQLSRFPEPKSSTQAPESQESQEELHYATLNFPGVRPRPEAQMPKGTQADYAEVKFQ, translated from the exons ATGCTACTGCCACTGCTGCTGTCCTCGCTGCTGGGCG GGTCCCAGGCTATGGATGGGAGATTCTGGATACAAGTGCAGGATTCGGTGATGGTGCCGGAGGGCCTGTGCATCTCTGTGCCCTGCTCTTTCTCCTACTCCCAAAAGGACTGGACAGAGTCTACCCCAGCTTATGGCTACTGGTTCAAAGCAGTGACTGAGACAAGCAAGGGTGCTCCAGTGGCGACAAACCACCAGAATCGAGAGGTGGAAATGAGCACCCGGGGCCGATTCCAGCTCACTGGGGATCCCGCCAAGGGGAACTGCTCCTTGGTGATCAGAGACGCGCAGATGCAGGATGAGTCATGGTACTTCTTTCGGGTGGAGAGAGGAAGCTATGTGAGATATAATTTCATGAACAATGGGTTCCTTCTCAAAGTAACAG CCCTGACACAGAAGCCTGATGTCTACATCCCCGAGACCCTGGAGCCCGGGCAGCCGGTGACGGTCATCTGCGTGTTTAACTGGGCCTTTGAGGAATGTCCACCCCCTTCTTTCTCCTGGACGGGGGCTGCCCTCTCCTCCCAAGGAACCAAACCCACGACCTCCCACTTCTCGGTGCTCAGCTTCACGCCCAGCCCCCAGGACCACGACACTGACCTCACCTGCCACGTGGACTTCTTCAGAAAGGGTGTGAGCGCACAGAGGACCGTCCGACTCCGCGTGGCCTGGGAGG ACGCCCCCAGAGACCTTGTTATCCGCATTTTCCATGACAACATGCCAG CCCTggagccccagccccagggaaaTGTCATATATCTGGAAGTTCAGAAAGGCCAGTTCCTGAGGCTCCTCTGTGCTGCTGACAGCCAGCCCCCTGCCATGCTGAGCTGGGTCCTGCAGGACAGAGTCCTCTCCTCGTCCCACCCCTGGGGCCCCAGAACCCTGGGGCTGGAGCTGCCTGGGGTGAAGGCCGGGGATTCAGGGCGCTACACCTGCCGAGCAGAGAACAGGCTTGGCTCCCAGCAGCGAGCCCTGGACCTCTCTGTGCAGT ATCCTCCAGAGAacctgagagtgatggtttcccaAGCAAACAGGACAG TCCTGGAAAACCTCGGGAATGGCACATCCCTCCCGGTCCTGGAGGGCCAAAGCCTGCGCCTGGTCTGTGTCACCCACAGCAGCCCCCCAGCCAGGCTGAGCTGGACCCGGGGGGGACAGACGGTGGGCCCCTCCCAGCCCTCAGACCCTGGGGTCCTGGAACTGCCACGCATTCAAATGGAGCACGAAGGAGAGTTCACCTGCCACGCCTGGCACCCGCTGGGCTCCCAGCATGTCTCTCTCAGCCTCTCCGTGCACT ATAAGAAGGGACTCATCTCAACGGCATTCTCCAATGGAGCATTTCTGGGAATCGGCATCACGGCTCTTCTTTTCCTTGGCCTGGCCCTGATCAT CATGAAGATTCTACCGATGAGACAGACTCAGGCAGAGAACCCGAGGTCCAGGTTCTCCCGGCACAGCACGATCCTGGATTACGTCAATGTGGTCCCGAAGGCCAACCCCCTG GCTCAGAATCGGAATCAGAAAGCCACACCAAGCAGTCCTTCTCGGACCCCTCTTCCACCAGGTGCTCCCTCCCCAGAATCAAAGAAGAACCAGAAAAAGCAGTATCAGTTGTCCCGTTTCCCAGAACCCAAATCATCTACTCAAGCCCCAGAATCCCAGGAGAGCCAAGAGGAGCTCCATTATGCCACGCTCAACTTCCCAGGCGTCAGACCCAGGCCTGAGGCCCAGATGCCCAAGGGCACCCAGGCAGATTATGCAGAAGTCAAGTTCCAGTGA
- the SIGLEC10 gene encoding sialic acid-binding Ig-like lectin 10 isoform X5: MLLPLLLSSLLGGSQAMDGRFWIQVQDSVMVPEGLCISVPCSFSYSQKDWTESTPAYGYWFKAVTETSKGAPVATNHQNREVEMSTRGRFQLTGDPAKGNCSLVIRDAQMQDESWYFFRVERGSYVRYNFMNNGFLLKVTVLSFTPSPQDHDTDLTCHVDFFRKGVSAQRTVRLRVAWEDAPRDLVIRIFHDNMPALEPQPQGNVIYLEVQKGQFLRLLCAADSQPPAMLSWVLQDRVLSSSHPWGPRTLGLELPGVKAGDSGRYTCRAENRLGSQQRALDLSVQYPPENLRVMVSQANRTVLENLGNGTSLPVLEGQSLRLVCVTHSSPPARLSWTRGGQTVGPSQPSDPGVLELPRIQMEHEGEFTCHAWHPLGSQHVSLSLSVHYKKGLISTAFSNGAFLGIGITALLFLGLALIIMKILPMRQTQAENPRSRFSRHSTILDYVNVVPKANPLAQNRNQKATPSSPSRTPLPPGAPSPESKKNQKKQYQLSRFPEPKSSTQAPESQESQEELHYATLNFPGVRPRPEAQMPKGTQADYAEVKFQ; encoded by the exons ATGCTACTGCCACTGCTGCTGTCCTCGCTGCTGGGCG GGTCCCAGGCTATGGATGGGAGATTCTGGATACAAGTGCAGGATTCGGTGATGGTGCCGGAGGGCCTGTGCATCTCTGTGCCCTGCTCTTTCTCCTACTCCCAAAAGGACTGGACAGAGTCTACCCCAGCTTATGGCTACTGGTTCAAAGCAGTGACTGAGACAAGCAAGGGTGCTCCAGTGGCGACAAACCACCAGAATCGAGAGGTGGAAATGAGCACCCGGGGCCGATTCCAGCTCACTGGGGATCCCGCCAAGGGGAACTGCTCCTTGGTGATCAGAGACGCGCAGATGCAGGATGAGTCATGGTACTTCTTTCGGGTGGAGAGAGGAAGCTATGTGAGATATAATTTCATGAACAATGGGTTCCTTCTCAAAGTAA CGGTGCTCAGCTTCACGCCCAGCCCCCAGGACCACGACACTGACCTCACCTGCCACGTGGACTTCTTCAGAAAGGGTGTGAGCGCACAGAGGACCGTCCGACTCCGCGTGGCCTGGGAGG ACGCCCCCAGAGACCTTGTTATCCGCATTTTCCATGACAACATGCCAG CCCTggagccccagccccagggaaaTGTCATATATCTGGAAGTTCAGAAAGGCCAGTTCCTGAGGCTCCTCTGTGCTGCTGACAGCCAGCCCCCTGCCATGCTGAGCTGGGTCCTGCAGGACAGAGTCCTCTCCTCGTCCCACCCCTGGGGCCCCAGAACCCTGGGGCTGGAGCTGCCTGGGGTGAAGGCCGGGGATTCAGGGCGCTACACCTGCCGAGCAGAGAACAGGCTTGGCTCCCAGCAGCGAGCCCTGGACCTCTCTGTGCAGT ATCCTCCAGAGAacctgagagtgatggtttcccaAGCAAACAGGACAG TCCTGGAAAACCTCGGGAATGGCACATCCCTCCCGGTCCTGGAGGGCCAAAGCCTGCGCCTGGTCTGTGTCACCCACAGCAGCCCCCCAGCCAGGCTGAGCTGGACCCGGGGGGGACAGACGGTGGGCCCCTCCCAGCCCTCAGACCCTGGGGTCCTGGAACTGCCACGCATTCAAATGGAGCACGAAGGAGAGTTCACCTGCCACGCCTGGCACCCGCTGGGCTCCCAGCATGTCTCTCTCAGCCTCTCCGTGCACT ATAAGAAGGGACTCATCTCAACGGCATTCTCCAATGGAGCATTTCTGGGAATCGGCATCACGGCTCTTCTTTTCCTTGGCCTGGCCCTGATCAT CATGAAGATTCTACCGATGAGACAGACTCAGGCAGAGAACCCGAGGTCCAGGTTCTCCCGGCACAGCACGATCCTGGATTACGTCAATGTGGTCCCGAAGGCCAACCCCCTG GCTCAGAATCGGAATCAGAAAGCCACACCAAGCAGTCCTTCTCGGACCCCTCTTCCACCAGGTGCTCCCTCCCCAGAATCAAAGAAGAACCAGAAAAAGCAGTATCAGTTGTCCCGTTTCCCAGAACCCAAATCATCTACTCAAGCCCCAGAATCCCAGGAGAGCCAAGAGGAGCTCCATTATGCCACGCTCAACTTCCCAGGCGTCAGACCCAGGCCTGAGGCCCAGATGCCCAAGGGCACCCAGGCAGATTATGCAGAAGTCAAGTTCCAGTGA
- the SIGLEC10 gene encoding sialic acid-binding Ig-like lectin 10 isoform X2: MLLPLLLSSLLGGSQAMDGRFWIQVQDSVMVPEGLCISVPCSFSYSQKDWTESTPAYGYWFKAVTETSKGAPVATNHQNREVEMSTRGRFQLTGDPAKGNCSLVIRDAQMQDESWYFFRVERGSYVRYNFMNNGFLLKVTVLSFTPSPQDHDTDLTCHVDFFRKGVSAQRTVRLRVAWEDAPRDLVIRIFHDNMPALEPQPQGNVIYLEVQKGQFLRLLCAADSQPPAMLSWVLQDRVLSSSHPWGPRTLGLELPGVKAGDSGRYTCRAENRLGSQQRALDLSVQYPPENLRVMVSQANRTVLENLGNGTSLPVLEGQSLRLVCVTHSSPPARLSWTRGGQTVGPSQPSDPGVLELPRIQMEHEGEFTCHAWHPLGSQHVSLSLSVHCEPSPQLLGPSCSWEAEGLHCSCSSQASPAPSLRWWLGEELLEGNSSQDSFEVTPSSAGPWANGSLSLHGGLSSGPRLSCEAWNVHGAQSGSILQLPDKKGLISTAFSNGAFLGIGITALLFLGLALIIMKILPMRQTQAENPRSRFSRHSTILDYVNVVPKANPLAQNRNQKATPSSPSRTPLPPGAPSPESKKNQKKQYQLSRFPEPKSSTQAPESQESQEELHYATLNFPGVRPRPEAQMPKGTQADYAEVKFQ; encoded by the exons ATGCTACTGCCACTGCTGCTGTCCTCGCTGCTGGGCG GGTCCCAGGCTATGGATGGGAGATTCTGGATACAAGTGCAGGATTCGGTGATGGTGCCGGAGGGCCTGTGCATCTCTGTGCCCTGCTCTTTCTCCTACTCCCAAAAGGACTGGACAGAGTCTACCCCAGCTTATGGCTACTGGTTCAAAGCAGTGACTGAGACAAGCAAGGGTGCTCCAGTGGCGACAAACCACCAGAATCGAGAGGTGGAAATGAGCACCCGGGGCCGATTCCAGCTCACTGGGGATCCCGCCAAGGGGAACTGCTCCTTGGTGATCAGAGACGCGCAGATGCAGGATGAGTCATGGTACTTCTTTCGGGTGGAGAGAGGAAGCTATGTGAGATATAATTTCATGAACAATGGGTTCCTTCTCAAAGTAA CGGTGCTCAGCTTCACGCCCAGCCCCCAGGACCACGACACTGACCTCACCTGCCACGTGGACTTCTTCAGAAAGGGTGTGAGCGCACAGAGGACCGTCCGACTCCGCGTGGCCTGGGAGG ACGCCCCCAGAGACCTTGTTATCCGCATTTTCCATGACAACATGCCAG CCCTggagccccagccccagggaaaTGTCATATATCTGGAAGTTCAGAAAGGCCAGTTCCTGAGGCTCCTCTGTGCTGCTGACAGCCAGCCCCCTGCCATGCTGAGCTGGGTCCTGCAGGACAGAGTCCTCTCCTCGTCCCACCCCTGGGGCCCCAGAACCCTGGGGCTGGAGCTGCCTGGGGTGAAGGCCGGGGATTCAGGGCGCTACACCTGCCGAGCAGAGAACAGGCTTGGCTCCCAGCAGCGAGCCCTGGACCTCTCTGTGCAGT ATCCTCCAGAGAacctgagagtgatggtttcccaAGCAAACAGGACAG TCCTGGAAAACCTCGGGAATGGCACATCCCTCCCGGTCCTGGAGGGCCAAAGCCTGCGCCTGGTCTGTGTCACCCACAGCAGCCCCCCAGCCAGGCTGAGCTGGACCCGGGGGGGACAGACGGTGGGCCCCTCCCAGCCCTCAGACCCTGGGGTCCTGGAACTGCCACGCATTCAAATGGAGCACGAAGGAGAGTTCACCTGCCACGCCTGGCACCCGCTGGGCTCCCAGCATGTCTCTCTCAGCCTCTCCGTGCACTGTGA ACCCTCCCCACAGCTGCTGGGCCCCTCCtgttcctgggaggctgagggtctGCATTGCAGCTGCTCCTCCCAAGCCAGCCCGGCCCCCTCTCTGCGCTGGTGGCTTGGGGAGGAGCTGCTGGAGGGGAACAGCAGCCAGGACTCCTTCGAGGTCACCCCCAGCTCAGCCGGGCCCTGGGCCAACGGCTCCCTGAGCCTCCATGGAGGGCTCAGCTCCGGCCCCAGGCTCAGCTGTGAGGCCTGGAACGTCCATGGGGCCCAGAGTGGATCCATCCTGCAGCTGCCAG ATAAGAAGGGACTCATCTCAACGGCATTCTCCAATGGAGCATTTCTGGGAATCGGCATCACGGCTCTTCTTTTCCTTGGCCTGGCCCTGATCAT CATGAAGATTCTACCGATGAGACAGACTCAGGCAGAGAACCCGAGGTCCAGGTTCTCCCGGCACAGCACGATCCTGGATTACGTCAATGTGGTCCCGAAGGCCAACCCCCTG GCTCAGAATCGGAATCAGAAAGCCACACCAAGCAGTCCTTCTCGGACCCCTCTTCCACCAGGTGCTCCCTCCCCAGAATCAAAGAAGAACCAGAAAAAGCAGTATCAGTTGTCCCGTTTCCCAGAACCCAAATCATCTACTCAAGCCCCAGAATCCCAGGAGAGCCAAGAGGAGCTCCATTATGCCACGCTCAACTTCCCAGGCGTCAGACCCAGGCCTGAGGCCCAGATGCCCAAGGGCACCCAGGCAGATTATGCAGAAGTCAAGTTCCAGTGA
- the SIGLEC10 gene encoding sialic acid-binding Ig-like lectin 10 isoform X1: MLLPLLLSSLLGGSQAMDGRFWIQVQDSVMVPEGLCISVPCSFSYSQKDWTESTPAYGYWFKAVTETSKGAPVATNHQNREVEMSTRGRFQLTGDPAKGNCSLVIRDAQMQDESWYFFRVERGSYVRYNFMNNGFLLKVTALTQKPDVYIPETLEPGQPVTVICVFNWAFEECPPPSFSWTGAALSSQGTKPTTSHFSVLSFTPSPQDHDTDLTCHVDFFRKGVSAQRTVRLRVAWEDAPRDLVIRIFHDNMPALEPQPQGNVIYLEVQKGQFLRLLCAADSQPPAMLSWVLQDRVLSSSHPWGPRTLGLELPGVKAGDSGRYTCRAENRLGSQQRALDLSVQYPPENLRVMVSQANRTVLENLGNGTSLPVLEGQSLRLVCVTHSSPPARLSWTRGGQTVGPSQPSDPGVLELPRIQMEHEGEFTCHAWHPLGSQHVSLSLSVHCEPSPQLLGPSCSWEAEGLHCSCSSQASPAPSLRWWLGEELLEGNSSQDSFEVTPSSAGPWANGSLSLHGGLSSGPRLSCEAWNVHGAQSGSILQLPDKKGLISTAFSNGAFLGIGITALLFLGLALIIMKILPMRQTQAENPRSRFSRHSTILDYVNVVPKANPLAQNRNQKATPSSPSRTPLPPGAPSPESKKNQKKQYQLSRFPEPKSSTQAPESQESQEELHYATLNFPGVRPRPEAQMPKGTQADYAEVKFQ; the protein is encoded by the exons ATGCTACTGCCACTGCTGCTGTCCTCGCTGCTGGGCG GGTCCCAGGCTATGGATGGGAGATTCTGGATACAAGTGCAGGATTCGGTGATGGTGCCGGAGGGCCTGTGCATCTCTGTGCCCTGCTCTTTCTCCTACTCCCAAAAGGACTGGACAGAGTCTACCCCAGCTTATGGCTACTGGTTCAAAGCAGTGACTGAGACAAGCAAGGGTGCTCCAGTGGCGACAAACCACCAGAATCGAGAGGTGGAAATGAGCACCCGGGGCCGATTCCAGCTCACTGGGGATCCCGCCAAGGGGAACTGCTCCTTGGTGATCAGAGACGCGCAGATGCAGGATGAGTCATGGTACTTCTTTCGGGTGGAGAGAGGAAGCTATGTGAGATATAATTTCATGAACAATGGGTTCCTTCTCAAAGTAACAG CCCTGACACAGAAGCCTGATGTCTACATCCCCGAGACCCTGGAGCCCGGGCAGCCGGTGACGGTCATCTGCGTGTTTAACTGGGCCTTTGAGGAATGTCCACCCCCTTCTTTCTCCTGGACGGGGGCTGCCCTCTCCTCCCAAGGAACCAAACCCACGACCTCCCACTTCTCGGTGCTCAGCTTCACGCCCAGCCCCCAGGACCACGACACTGACCTCACCTGCCACGTGGACTTCTTCAGAAAGGGTGTGAGCGCACAGAGGACCGTCCGACTCCGCGTGGCCTGGGAGG ACGCCCCCAGAGACCTTGTTATCCGCATTTTCCATGACAACATGCCAG CCCTggagccccagccccagggaaaTGTCATATATCTGGAAGTTCAGAAAGGCCAGTTCCTGAGGCTCCTCTGTGCTGCTGACAGCCAGCCCCCTGCCATGCTGAGCTGGGTCCTGCAGGACAGAGTCCTCTCCTCGTCCCACCCCTGGGGCCCCAGAACCCTGGGGCTGGAGCTGCCTGGGGTGAAGGCCGGGGATTCAGGGCGCTACACCTGCCGAGCAGAGAACAGGCTTGGCTCCCAGCAGCGAGCCCTGGACCTCTCTGTGCAGT ATCCTCCAGAGAacctgagagtgatggtttcccaAGCAAACAGGACAG TCCTGGAAAACCTCGGGAATGGCACATCCCTCCCGGTCCTGGAGGGCCAAAGCCTGCGCCTGGTCTGTGTCACCCACAGCAGCCCCCCAGCCAGGCTGAGCTGGACCCGGGGGGGACAGACGGTGGGCCCCTCCCAGCCCTCAGACCCTGGGGTCCTGGAACTGCCACGCATTCAAATGGAGCACGAAGGAGAGTTCACCTGCCACGCCTGGCACCCGCTGGGCTCCCAGCATGTCTCTCTCAGCCTCTCCGTGCACTGTGA ACCCTCCCCACAGCTGCTGGGCCCCTCCtgttcctgggaggctgagggtctGCATTGCAGCTGCTCCTCCCAAGCCAGCCCGGCCCCCTCTCTGCGCTGGTGGCTTGGGGAGGAGCTGCTGGAGGGGAACAGCAGCCAGGACTCCTTCGAGGTCACCCCCAGCTCAGCCGGGCCCTGGGCCAACGGCTCCCTGAGCCTCCATGGAGGGCTCAGCTCCGGCCCCAGGCTCAGCTGTGAGGCCTGGAACGTCCATGGGGCCCAGAGTGGATCCATCCTGCAGCTGCCAG ATAAGAAGGGACTCATCTCAACGGCATTCTCCAATGGAGCATTTCTGGGAATCGGCATCACGGCTCTTCTTTTCCTTGGCCTGGCCCTGATCAT CATGAAGATTCTACCGATGAGACAGACTCAGGCAGAGAACCCGAGGTCCAGGTTCTCCCGGCACAGCACGATCCTGGATTACGTCAATGTGGTCCCGAAGGCCAACCCCCTG GCTCAGAATCGGAATCAGAAAGCCACACCAAGCAGTCCTTCTCGGACCCCTCTTCCACCAGGTGCTCCCTCCCCAGAATCAAAGAAGAACCAGAAAAAGCAGTATCAGTTGTCCCGTTTCCCAGAACCCAAATCATCTACTCAAGCCCCAGAATCCCAGGAGAGCCAAGAGGAGCTCCATTATGCCACGCTCAACTTCCCAGGCGTCAGACCCAGGCCTGAGGCCCAGATGCCCAAGGGCACCCAGGCAGATTATGCAGAAGTCAAGTTCCAGTGA
- the SIGLEC10 gene encoding sialic acid-binding Ig-like lectin 10 isoform X7, whose amino-acid sequence MLLPLLLSSLLGGSQAMDGRFWIQVQDSVMVPEGLCISVPCSFSYSQKDWTESTPAYGYWFKAVTETSKGAPVATNHQNREVEMSTRGRFQLTGDPAKGNCSLVIRDAQMQDESWYFFRVERGSYVRYNFMNNGFLLKVTVLSFTPSPQDHDTDLTCHVDFFRKGVSAQRTVRLRVAWEDAPRDLVIRIFHDNMPDPPENLRVMVSQANRTVLENLGNGTSLPVLEGQSLRLVCVTHSSPPARLSWTRGGQTVGPSQPSDPGVLELPRIQMEHEGEFTCHAWHPLGSQHVSLSLSVHYKKGLISTAFSNGAFLGIGITALLFLGLALIIMKILPMRQTQAENPRSRFSRHSTILDYVNVVPKANPLAQNRNQKATPSSPSRTPLPPGAPSPESKKNQKKQYQLSRFPEPKSSTQAPESQESQEELHYATLNFPGVRPRPEAQMPKGTQADYAEVKFQ is encoded by the exons ATGCTACTGCCACTGCTGCTGTCCTCGCTGCTGGGCG GGTCCCAGGCTATGGATGGGAGATTCTGGATACAAGTGCAGGATTCGGTGATGGTGCCGGAGGGCCTGTGCATCTCTGTGCCCTGCTCTTTCTCCTACTCCCAAAAGGACTGGACAGAGTCTACCCCAGCTTATGGCTACTGGTTCAAAGCAGTGACTGAGACAAGCAAGGGTGCTCCAGTGGCGACAAACCACCAGAATCGAGAGGTGGAAATGAGCACCCGGGGCCGATTCCAGCTCACTGGGGATCCCGCCAAGGGGAACTGCTCCTTGGTGATCAGAGACGCGCAGATGCAGGATGAGTCATGGTACTTCTTTCGGGTGGAGAGAGGAAGCTATGTGAGATATAATTTCATGAACAATGGGTTCCTTCTCAAAGTAA CGGTGCTCAGCTTCACGCCCAGCCCCCAGGACCACGACACTGACCTCACCTGCCACGTGGACTTCTTCAGAAAGGGTGTGAGCGCACAGAGGACCGTCCGACTCCGCGTGGCCTGGGAGG ACGCCCCCAGAGACCTTGTTATCCGCATTTTCCATGACAACATGCCAG ATCCTCCAGAGAacctgagagtgatggtttcccaAGCAAACAGGACAG TCCTGGAAAACCTCGGGAATGGCACATCCCTCCCGGTCCTGGAGGGCCAAAGCCTGCGCCTGGTCTGTGTCACCCACAGCAGCCCCCCAGCCAGGCTGAGCTGGACCCGGGGGGGACAGACGGTGGGCCCCTCCCAGCCCTCAGACCCTGGGGTCCTGGAACTGCCACGCATTCAAATGGAGCACGAAGGAGAGTTCACCTGCCACGCCTGGCACCCGCTGGGCTCCCAGCATGTCTCTCTCAGCCTCTCCGTGCACT ATAAGAAGGGACTCATCTCAACGGCATTCTCCAATGGAGCATTTCTGGGAATCGGCATCACGGCTCTTCTTTTCCTTGGCCTGGCCCTGATCAT CATGAAGATTCTACCGATGAGACAGACTCAGGCAGAGAACCCGAGGTCCAGGTTCTCCCGGCACAGCACGATCCTGGATTACGTCAATGTGGTCCCGAAGGCCAACCCCCTG GCTCAGAATCGGAATCAGAAAGCCACACCAAGCAGTCCTTCTCGGACCCCTCTTCCACCAGGTGCTCCCTCCCCAGAATCAAAGAAGAACCAGAAAAAGCAGTATCAGTTGTCCCGTTTCCCAGAACCCAAATCATCTACTCAAGCCCCAGAATCCCAGGAGAGCCAAGAGGAGCTCCATTATGCCACGCTCAACTTCCCAGGCGTCAGACCCAGGCCTGAGGCCCAGATGCCCAAGGGCACCCAGGCAGATTATGCAGAAGTCAAGTTCCAGTGA
- the SIGLEC10 gene encoding sialic acid-binding Ig-like lectin 10 isoform X4, which yields MLLPLLLSSLLGGSQAMDGRFWIQVQDSVMVPEGLCISVPCSFSYSQKDWTESTPAYGYWFKAVTETSKGAPVATNHQNREVEMSTRGRFQLTGDPAKGNCSLVIRDAQMQDESWYFFRVERGSYVRYNFMNNGFLLKVTGTKPTTSHFSVLSFTPSPQDHDTDLTCHVDFFRKGVSAQRTVRLRVAWEDAPRDLVIRIFHDNMPALEPQPQGNVIYLEVQKGQFLRLLCAADSQPPAMLSWVLQDRVLSSSHPWGPRTLGLELPGVKAGDSGRYTCRAENRLGSQQRALDLSVQYPPENLRVMVSQANRTVLENLGNGTSLPVLEGQSLRLVCVTHSSPPARLSWTRGGQTVGPSQPSDPGVLELPRIQMEHEGEFTCHAWHPLGSQHVSLSLSVHYKKGLISTAFSNGAFLGIGITALLFLGLALIIMKILPMRQTQAENPRSRFSRHSTILDYVNVVPKANPLAQNRNQKATPSSPSRTPLPPGAPSPESKKNQKKQYQLSRFPEPKSSTQAPESQESQEELHYATLNFPGVRPRPEAQMPKGTQADYAEVKFQ from the exons ATGCTACTGCCACTGCTGCTGTCCTCGCTGCTGGGCG GGTCCCAGGCTATGGATGGGAGATTCTGGATACAAGTGCAGGATTCGGTGATGGTGCCGGAGGGCCTGTGCATCTCTGTGCCCTGCTCTTTCTCCTACTCCCAAAAGGACTGGACAGAGTCTACCCCAGCTTATGGCTACTGGTTCAAAGCAGTGACTGAGACAAGCAAGGGTGCTCCAGTGGCGACAAACCACCAGAATCGAGAGGTGGAAATGAGCACCCGGGGCCGATTCCAGCTCACTGGGGATCCCGCCAAGGGGAACTGCTCCTTGGTGATCAGAGACGCGCAGATGCAGGATGAGTCATGGTACTTCTTTCGGGTGGAGAGAGGAAGCTATGTGAGATATAATTTCATGAACAATGGGTTCCTTCTCAAAGTAACAG GAACCAAACCCACGACCTCCCACTTCTCGGTGCTCAGCTTCACGCCCAGCCCCCAGGACCACGACACTGACCTCACCTGCCACGTGGACTTCTTCAGAAAGGGTGTGAGCGCACAGAGGACCGTCCGACTCCGCGTGGCCTGGGAGG ACGCCCCCAGAGACCTTGTTATCCGCATTTTCCATGACAACATGCCAG CCCTggagccccagccccagggaaaTGTCATATATCTGGAAGTTCAGAAAGGCCAGTTCCTGAGGCTCCTCTGTGCTGCTGACAGCCAGCCCCCTGCCATGCTGAGCTGGGTCCTGCAGGACAGAGTCCTCTCCTCGTCCCACCCCTGGGGCCCCAGAACCCTGGGGCTGGAGCTGCCTGGGGTGAAGGCCGGGGATTCAGGGCGCTACACCTGCCGAGCAGAGAACAGGCTTGGCTCCCAGCAGCGAGCCCTGGACCTCTCTGTGCAGT ATCCTCCAGAGAacctgagagtgatggtttcccaAGCAAACAGGACAG TCCTGGAAAACCTCGGGAATGGCACATCCCTCCCGGTCCTGGAGGGCCAAAGCCTGCGCCTGGTCTGTGTCACCCACAGCAGCCCCCCAGCCAGGCTGAGCTGGACCCGGGGGGGACAGACGGTGGGCCCCTCCCAGCCCTCAGACCCTGGGGTCCTGGAACTGCCACGCATTCAAATGGAGCACGAAGGAGAGTTCACCTGCCACGCCTGGCACCCGCTGGGCTCCCAGCATGTCTCTCTCAGCCTCTCCGTGCACT ATAAGAAGGGACTCATCTCAACGGCATTCTCCAATGGAGCATTTCTGGGAATCGGCATCACGGCTCTTCTTTTCCTTGGCCTGGCCCTGATCAT CATGAAGATTCTACCGATGAGACAGACTCAGGCAGAGAACCCGAGGTCCAGGTTCTCCCGGCACAGCACGATCCTGGATTACGTCAATGTGGTCCCGAAGGCCAACCCCCTG GCTCAGAATCGGAATCAGAAAGCCACACCAAGCAGTCCTTCTCGGACCCCTCTTCCACCAGGTGCTCCCTCCCCAGAATCAAAGAAGAACCAGAAAAAGCAGTATCAGTTGTCCCGTTTCCCAGAACCCAAATCATCTACTCAAGCCCCAGAATCCCAGGAGAGCCAAGAGGAGCTCCATTATGCCACGCTCAACTTCCCAGGCGTCAGACCCAGGCCTGAGGCCCAGATGCCCAAGGGCACCCAGGCAGATTATGCAGAAGTCAAGTTCCAGTGA